In Gimesia panareensis, the genomic window AATGTACCAACCAATTCCAGTAGTTAAAACTTCGTATCTCTTTGGTTCATTGTACGCCTTGTACAAACAGCCAAACAGCTCCTCAAAAGTTCCCTTTACCATAGAATAATACCAGGATAATCCTGGTGGATTCATACTGGTCATCGTCACTTGAGGGAAAACTCGACATAAACTTTCTGTTTCTGAATAGCCCCACGGACCAACTAAGCCCACCCACCGGCCACACATAAATGAAAGAGTCTTGTGCAAGATTGAACTAATCAAATCAATTCTTGGATTAGGACTACTCTTGTTAAATCTAACTTCAATGACATGAGTAAAGACAAACGGGGTTCGAACATTTTTCTTCTTCTCTCTGATCTGATCGATCACAATAGTAAAATCATCAAGATTGGTTTCAGTCCTTCCTTTGTAAATAGAGTCACTGCCTTTAATTACCTTTCCATTTAAGTCTGGACCATTAATTACCATATACTTTATTGAATTAAAGGAAGGATCGGGGTCTATATGAGCAACTACATGTCCTGAGAAAGATGATCCCGTCTTATTTTTATTAATTCCTGTTACATTCACGGTCATGGCACCGACAGGAGCACCACAGGACATTTCATATATTCCTGCTTCCTCGGTATTATTAAATACCTTATGTATCTCAACTTGGCTTGGTTTCTCTTTGATTTCAAATTCAAAAATCACATCTGGTTTTGGAGCTATTTCAAATATTATTTTTCCACTTCCAGATCTAGATTCTCCATCTCTCGAAAGAGCCGATAATCCAGACCAGAACTCTATCATTCCAGTCTCTTGATCATATTCACAAGGTGGAGTGAGCCTCTCTGCCAATTCAGTGGCTCTTTGATCTGACGATGGTTTATCCACAATTAAAGCTCTCTTTGTCAGAACACGATAATTTGGGAAGAAAATGGGGTAGACCCCAAATCCCCCCCTCTCAATACGAGTCATCAACAATCACACAGTCGGGCAAGGCCATTTTTAACTCCACCACCCCTGTCTCAGTGACCCAGGTGTTCCTGGCAACTTTTTCTATCCGACCTCACGACTCTGGATCAAACCCGAATACGCGCAGCTCCTGATCGCAGCGACACGCTTTCGCGAAACGGGCGGCCCAGGCGATGGCTTCCTGTCTGGAAGGCAGCTCCAGGACAGTGAATCCACCATTGAGGGGAGGCGCCCACGGGTAGCCTCCCTCAGTGAATGAACCATTGGCCGAAACGAGAACGGGCGGTACTGTTTCATCAATACCACCGCCGAAAACGTAAACGCCCGCTTCCTTCGCCTCGCGCATCACGGCATGAGCGTCTCGATCCACCTCCTCCCACTCACTGTCGGGCACATTCATTGCAGCACTGGGAAATGAAATCAGATACTTTGCCATACGCTTCTTTCTCTAAGAATGTTGCGGTTCGAGGGAATAAAAGGTGTCAGGATCGAATGGCACTCTCATTCGCTCCTGACACCTTTCATTCACCTGCTACTGTTCTGATCCTTTATCAAGAAGCGACATCGTGAACACGAAGTGAAAGTCATCGTTTGAGTCGTCTGTGGCGTTCCTCGATCTCTTTACTCTCCCTCTCTTCATCGTATATTGCATACCCATCTTCATCGCAATCATCGTAATCCCACTTCATATCAAACTTACCCTCAGCATTTAGTTCGAAACTTGCTCTACCCCATAGCGGTTGTTCTGCGTTCTCAAACAGTTCCCGAATCCCTTCAAAAGCGTTTTGTCCCTGTTCGTTTGTGGTAAAGCTTCTGGCGACTCCGTCCGCTTTGCGTGTATATTCTCCGAGATATAGAATCCCGCATTTCCCAGATGACTTCCTACACTTTGGCACGTAATTTGCGCCACACCCCTACAAAACAAGGTTATTCTGCCAATTCATGCCATGCTGACAGGGGAACTTGATGGGTGACAGCCAAAACCAGGATTTACGGGTCAGTTTTGACAGCCGATTGAAGCTGAAGTTCTGCGGCAGTCAGGTCACCACCGATGCGGGACTACTGGCCTATCGGGAACTGGATGCAGCGCTCGGTCTGACGGAAATGGGCGGAGATGTGCTGAGCGATTCACGCCCGGGCCGCAACAAGCAGCACCAACTCGTGCCGCTGTTGCGTCAGTCGATCTACAGCCGACTGGCAGGCTACGAAGATGTCAATGACGCTGAGCGCTTGTGTGTGGACCCGGTGCTACGCCACGTGGTTGGCGGAAGGGCGAGTCAGCCGGATAAACAAGCGGCGTCAAGCAGCGAGGTGGGCCGTTTCGAGACGCAGATACTCAGCACGCAGCGCAATCTCACGGCACTGATGAAGCTCTCCGGACGCTGGATCAACAACCTCCACCGGCGGCGACCGCTCAAAGAACTCATCCTGGATCTGGACAGCTCGGTCAGTGAGACCTACGGCCGGCAACAGGGCGCGGCCTACAACGGCCACTTTGCATGCCTCTGTTACCATCCGCTGTTTCTGTTCAACCAGCATGGTGATCTGGAGTACGCGATGCTGCGGCGTGGCAACAAGGCCAGCGCGAAATACTGGCGGAAGGTGCTACTGCCGGTGATCGAACGGTATCGGCATTTGGACATTCCGAAGTTCTTCCGCGGCGATGCGGCGTTCGCCATTCCAGCGCTGTATCGTGTGCTGGAGAAAGCAGACTATCGTTACGCCATTCGCCTCAAAGCCAACGCCGTATTGGAGCGGGAAATCTCGCATTTGCTCACCCGTCCGGTCGGACGGCCTTCCCACAAGCCCAAGGTCTGTTATCACAGCTTCCAATATCAAGCAAAATCATGGCAGCGATCGCGTCGCGTGGTGGCCAAAGTTGAGTGGCACGCAGGCGAACTGTTCCCGCGTGTTGGATTCATCGTGACCAACTTGAACCAGCACTCGAAGAACGTCGTGAAGTTCTACAACGGTCGGGGCACCGCCGAGCAGTGGATCAAGGAAGGCAAGAACGCCGTCAGATGGACGAAGCTCTCCTGCCGGACGTTCAAAGACAACCAAGCTCGGTTGCAACTGTTCGCCTTAGCTTATAACCTCGGCAATTTCCTGCGGCGGCTGGCCTTGCCCAAGCCTATACAGAACTGGTCGCTGACGACGCTGCGGGAGAAGCTGGTCAAGGTTGGGGCCAAGGTAACCCGGCATGCCAAGTACGTATTCTTTCAACTGGCCGAAGTGGCTGTGCCACGGAGATTGTTCGCCGCAATTCTTGATCGGATTGCACGACTGGCAATTCCGCCGCCGGTCACGCATGACGTGAAGCGGAAGTATATCAAATAGCGAAAAACGGGGTTCCTCACAGAGAAAGTCTGCGCAGAAACCGTGTTGACTACTGAAAAATGATTCGCTCGGGCAGCAATTTCCGGATCTCAACAACAGAGGCACAACAAAAGTGGCGAAAAATCACTTTGTTTTAGACACGGGGGACCGCAGTGGTTACAATCAAAGAAAGTCCATGCCTGGAGTGGTTTCAGGCTGATCCATATGGGAAATCTCGGTTATTGTGAATGATCGGTGACTACACGTCACAGATTTAATAGAACTGAATTATGATTCCCCAGAAATTCGTTTAAGTCTGGACTAATTTCTCGAACTAATTGAGCCTGGGCACGTATTCTTCCCTCACTGTCTTTACAGCGTTTATTTCGTTGGTTCAAAACTACATAAGAAATTTTGTAGAGATCACCATGTCTTTCTCGGACGACTGCGACTTTCACAGGTTCGTCTACAGTAAGCATATTCCGCTTCATCCATTGCTCGATGTCTGAAAGGGACAGTGAGTCAATTACTGTGGGGCTGATGGGGACGTCTTCAGTTTTGACCGAGATGCCGCCCGTCAGGACATTCAA contains:
- a CDS encoding IS1380 family transposase; translated protein: MGDSQNQDLRVSFDSRLKLKFCGSQVTTDAGLLAYRELDAALGLTEMGGDVLSDSRPGRNKQHQLVPLLRQSIYSRLAGYEDVNDAERLCVDPVLRHVVGGRASQPDKQAASSSEVGRFETQILSTQRNLTALMKLSGRWINNLHRRRPLKELILDLDSSVSETYGRQQGAAYNGHFACLCYHPLFLFNQHGDLEYAMLRRGNKASAKYWRKVLLPVIERYRHLDIPKFFRGDAAFAIPALYRVLEKADYRYAIRLKANAVLEREISHLLTRPVGRPSHKPKVCYHSFQYQAKSWQRSRRVVAKVEWHAGELFPRVGFIVTNLNQHSKNVVKFYNGRGTAEQWIKEGKNAVRWTKLSCRTFKDNQARLQLFALAYNLGNFLRRLALPKPIQNWSLTTLREKLVKVGAKVTRHAKYVFFQLAEVAVPRRLFAAILDRIARLAIPPPVTHDVKRKYIK
- a CDS encoding YciI family protein, whose translation is MAKYLISFPSAAMNVPDSEWEEVDRDAHAVMREAKEAGVYVFGGGIDETVPPVLVSANGSFTEGGYPWAPPLNGGFTVLELPSRQEAIAWAARFAKACRCDQELRVFGFDPES
- a CDS encoding immunity protein YezG family protein yields the protein MPKCRKSSGKCGILYLGEYTRKADGVARSFTTNEQGQNAFEGIRELFENAEQPLWGRASFELNAEGKFDMKWDYDDCDEDGYAIYDEERESKEIEERHRRLKR